Proteins from one Flammeovirgaceae bacterium genomic window:
- a CDS encoding gamma-glutamyltransferase: MKRPTLIITALLSCGLLFAQRTQKPVLHGKHWMAITGKPLAATAGAITFQKGGNAVDAACTMLASTATMWDVLSWGGETQALIYNPNTKKVIAINALGVAPTGATAEFFKEKGMKYPPQYGPLAAVTPGTPGGLLTMLAEYGTMSLKEVLAPAMELAAGYPIEAQTANSIEGAKERIKEWPYSKKVFLPHLGEEREAPEAGEIFVQKDLLATLTKLVEAEQEALKKKKSRKEAIYAAYDRFYKGDIAKEIVRGAREQGGLFTEADLANWKVKIEEPLMVNYKGIEVYKLQQWSQGPVMLQALNILENFDLKGMGYNTTRYIHTLYQVMNLAFADRDFYYGDPAFAPEEPMQGLLSKAYAKERMKLINPDKNDPNIGPGDPYPFEGKKNPYLDILNEWGKSHTSLNHPGTRVPVLDGQFLQDFTAGTTSVEAADAEGWVVSITPSGGWVPAVIAGNTGVGMSQRMQSFVTDPKENPFNVVEPGKRPRVTLTPSMALKDGKPFLSFAKQAGDEQDQNLLQFFLNIVEFGMNVQESAEAAMFKTYQMYSSFGDHERKDGALVLNSETPYWTRRDLSKMGYHLSYQDRTSGPINAIFFDWKHGSFWGGSSNHGEDYGIGW, from the coding sequence ATGAAAAGACCTACCCTAATCATTACCGCCCTGCTTTCCTGTGGCCTGTTGTTTGCCCAAAGGACCCAAAAGCCTGTTTTGCATGGCAAGCACTGGATGGCCATCACGGGCAAACCGCTGGCGGCCACGGCTGGCGCCATCACCTTCCAGAAAGGGGGGAACGCGGTCGATGCGGCCTGTACCATGCTGGCCTCCACGGCCACCATGTGGGACGTGCTGAGCTGGGGTGGCGAAACGCAGGCCCTCATATACAACCCCAATACCAAAAAGGTAATTGCCATCAATGCACTGGGGGTGGCCCCCACGGGCGCAACGGCCGAATTCTTCAAGGAAAAAGGCATGAAATACCCCCCGCAGTACGGCCCCCTTGCGGCCGTGACCCCTGGTACCCCGGGCGGGCTTCTTACCATGCTGGCCGAATATGGCACCATGAGCCTGAAGGAGGTGCTTGCCCCTGCCATGGAATTGGCAGCCGGGTACCCCATTGAGGCACAAACGGCCAACTCCATCGAAGGGGCAAAAGAAAGGATCAAGGAATGGCCTTATTCAAAAAAAGTTTTCCTTCCCCACCTGGGCGAAGAAAGGGAAGCCCCGGAAGCGGGCGAAATATTTGTGCAGAAAGACCTGCTGGCCACGCTCACCAAACTGGTGGAAGCCGAGCAAGAAGCACTAAAGAAAAAGAAAAGCCGTAAGGAGGCCATCTATGCTGCCTATGACCGCTTTTACAAAGGGGACATCGCCAAGGAAATAGTACGGGGCGCAAGGGAACAGGGCGGCTTGTTCACTGAAGCCGACCTGGCCAACTGGAAGGTAAAGATCGAAGAGCCTTTGATGGTCAACTACAAAGGGATAGAAGTGTACAAGTTGCAACAATGGTCGCAGGGGCCGGTAATGTTGCAGGCATTGAATATCCTGGAAAATTTCGACCTAAAGGGCATGGGGTACAATACCACCCGCTACATCCACACCCTTTACCAGGTCATGAACCTTGCGTTTGCAGACCGGGATTTTTATTATGGCGACCCTGCCTTCGCCCCTGAAGAACCTATGCAAGGCTTGCTGTCCAAGGCATACGCAAAGGAACGGATGAAACTGATCAACCCCGACAAAAACGACCCTAACATTGGGCCGGGCGATCCCTACCCTTTTGAAGGGAAGAAAAACCCTTACCTGGACATCCTCAATGAATGGGGCAAAAGCCACACGTCTTTGAACCACCCCGGCACCAGGGTGCCGGTACTGGACGGGCAATTCCTTCAGGACTTCACCGCAGGCACCACCTCGGTGGAAGCTGCCGATGCGGAAGGTTGGGTGGTATCCATCACGCCCAGCGGTGGTTGGGTGCCGGCAGTGATCGCGGGAAACACTGGGGTGGGCATGAGCCAACGCATGCAGTCGTTTGTCACCGATCCTAAGGAAAACCCATTCAATGTCGTGGAGCCAGGAAAGCGGCCACGCGTTACGCTTACCCCCAGCATGGCCTTGAAAGACGGAAAGCCCTTCCTCTCCTTCGCCAAACAGGCCGGTGACGAACAGGACCAAAACCTGCTCCAGTTCTTTTTGAACATTGTTGAATTTGGCATGAACGTGCAGGAGTCGGCCGAGGCGGCCATGTTTAAAACCTATCAGATGTATTCCAGCTTTGGCGACCACGAACGCAAGGATGGCGCCCTGGTATTGAATTCCGAGACGCCTTACTGGACAAGGAGGGACTTAAGTAAAATGGGCTATCACCTCTCCTACCAAGACAGGACTTCCGGGCCCATTAACGCCATTTTCTTCGACTGGAAGCATGGCAGCTTCTGGGGCGGTTCAAGCAACCATGGGGAGGATTATGGGATTGGGTGGTAG
- a CDS encoding membrane dipeptidase, with translation MALSAGTAVMGYWGIDSGWWGPPDLVTFDLHAHPGRFYRKGLSDYGGDAGVRKTIDEMNEAGLSGAFFSTVVDTLVTRVRPEGVLPSREFENGEAWKEYKRQITALRSLCRELPVRPSTTVGGLTDPSRNEVAAFFACEGGDFLQGEGQLDEVYDDGVRSIQLVHYAPSPLGDLQTSPPQHNGLSPLGKEVVRKMNRLGMVIDVAHASHKTVLDVAAITNQPLILSHSILKLDEDRPIGIRAITREHAKIIKSTRGVIGAWPSGFNSSFDDYIDNIMRLIDVVGVDYVGLGTDMDSNYKPVLDSYLQLGQWREALKARGLTQDEVKKIAGGNVVRVLQKVLK, from the coding sequence ATGGCCCTCTCAGCGGGGACGGCCGTGATGGGCTACTGGGGCATTGATAGCGGGTGGTGGGGACCACCAGACCTGGTCACCTTCGACCTGCATGCACACCCTGGGCGGTTTTACCGCAAGGGGCTAAGCGATTATGGGGGCGATGCGGGTGTAAGGAAAACCATAGATGAAATGAACGAGGCAGGCCTTTCAGGGGCGTTCTTCAGTACCGTGGTGGATACCCTGGTGACCAGGGTGAGGCCAGAAGGCGTTCTTCCATCCCGTGAATTTGAAAACGGGGAGGCGTGGAAAGAATATAAAAGGCAGATTACCGCACTGAGGTCCTTATGCAGGGAATTGCCTGTACGCCCGTCCACTACCGTAGGCGGGCTTACCGACCCATCGCGCAATGAGGTGGCGGCATTTTTTGCCTGTGAAGGAGGGGACTTCCTGCAAGGCGAGGGGCAATTGGACGAAGTCTATGACGATGGGGTCAGGAGCATCCAATTGGTGCACTATGCGCCCAGCCCCCTCGGTGACCTGCAGACCTCGCCTCCTCAGCACAATGGGCTTTCCCCGTTGGGGAAGGAAGTGGTGCGCAAAATGAACCGGCTGGGGATGGTAATCGATGTGGCGCATGCCTCCCATAAAACCGTATTGGACGTGGCCGCCATCACCAACCAGCCGCTAATCCTATCGCACAGCATCCTGAAACTGGATGAAGACAGGCCTATAGGCATCCGCGCCATCACACGAGAGCATGCGAAGATCATCAAATCCACCCGGGGGGTGATAGGCGCGTGGCCCTCGGGCTTCAACTCCAGCTTTGACGATTACATCGACAACATTATGCGCCTCATTGATGTGGTGGGCGTTGATTACGTGGGCCTGGGCACCGACATGGACAGCAACTATAAGCCCGTGCTGGACAGCTACCTGCAGCTAGGCCAATGGAGGGAAGCCCTTAAGGCCAGGGGCCTCACCCAGGACGAGGTGAAGAAGATTGCCGGTGGCAACGTGGTGCGGGTGCTCCAGAAAGTGTTGAAGTAA
- a CDS encoding peptidase E codes for MKKHIVFTFMMAIGIMGTKAQGPDQYIFPFGGGQNKYFIKEIIKLTGKERPRICYLPTASGDSEAGIIRFYDLVSDLPVEPHVQKVWISSYNQKQPFEEVLLSMDAIYVGGGNTLNMMAIWKAQGIDKVLKKALEKGIVLAGGSAGSLCWFENGTTDSRPRELSVVEGLGFLPFSHSPHYHSEEYRQPLYQKNIANGIFKAGYAMDDYAGIVFKNGKPFKVVSLGPEYNCYFVSMKGGKVVEEKLEAELLK; via the coding sequence ATGAAAAAGCACATCGTGTTCACTTTTATGATGGCAATAGGCATTATGGGAACAAAGGCGCAAGGCCCGGACCAATATATATTTCCGTTTGGTGGGGGACAAAACAAGTATTTCATTAAAGAGATCATAAAACTGACAGGCAAAGAACGCCCCAGGATATGCTACCTCCCCACGGCCTCGGGGGATAGTGAGGCTGGGATTATCCGGTTTTATGATTTGGTTTCGGATTTGCCGGTAGAGCCACATGTTCAAAAAGTTTGGATAAGCTCTTACAACCAAAAACAGCCTTTTGAAGAAGTGTTGTTAAGCATGGACGCCATTTATGTGGGTGGCGGCAACACATTGAACATGATGGCGATATGGAAAGCCCAAGGCATTGACAAGGTGTTGAAAAAGGCTTTGGAAAAAGGCATAGTGCTGGCCGGGGGCAGTGCCGGGTCTTTGTGCTGGTTTGAAAATGGCACCACCGACTCAAGGCCCAGGGAATTGAGCGTGGTGGAAGGGCTGGGATTCCTTCCCTTTAGCCACAGCCCCCACTACCACAGTGAGGAATACAGGCAACCGTTATACCAAAAAAACATAGCCAACGGGATTTTCAAGGCCGGCTATGCCATGGACGATTATGCGGGCATCGTATTCAAGAATGGCAAGCCCTTCAAAGTGGTGTCCCTGGGGCCTGAATACAATTGCTACTTCGTGTCCATGAAGGGGGGCAAGGTAGTGGAGGAGAAACTGGAAGCCGAACTATTGAAATGA
- a CDS encoding response regulator: MTLAKTDRKLKILFLEDIMEDVELVERTLRKEGMDFEIFMVDNREGFIQAIRGHAFDVILSDHTLAQFNSSEALKICRRLGIMVPFILVTGSVSEEFAITRIKQGADDYILKSSLQRLPSAIMNALGQRKLQSQRLEAELALRNQNEELIKINEELDSFVYSVSHDLRAPLLSLLGLLNVSRMDQRPRDPVYNKYFDMMEGSIKKLDGTLKEILDYSRNARTEVVAHQVNLVSLLNDSLKKLENIDGFKEVEISVDTKGIHVPFFSDAYRISVVFENLLSNAIKYRSRNKKCSLHIQVHITRQEAVVAFVDNGIGIDAKILPNVFKMFYRGTERSEGAGLGLYLVKETIQKMGGSIEISSHANIGSTFECRIPNAIP, from the coding sequence ATGACATTGGCCAAAACCGATAGAAAGTTGAAGATATTGTTCCTTGAAGACATTATGGAAGATGTTGAGTTGGTGGAACGGACCCTGAGAAAGGAGGGGATGGATTTTGAAATCTTCATGGTGGACAATAGGGAGGGGTTCATCCAGGCAATACGAGGGCACGCCTTTGACGTAATCCTTTCCGACCACACCCTGGCACAGTTCAACTCCTCAGAGGCCCTTAAGATTTGCCGCAGGTTAGGGATTATGGTGCCATTTATACTGGTAACAGGCTCCGTTTCCGAGGAGTTTGCCATTACCCGCATCAAGCAAGGTGCCGATGACTATATTTTGAAGTCGAGCCTGCAAAGGCTGCCCTCCGCCATAATGAATGCCCTGGGGCAACGGAAGCTCCAGTCACAGCGGCTTGAGGCCGAGCTGGCGTTGAGAAACCAAAATGAAGAGCTAATCAAGATAAATGAGGAATTGGACAGCTTTGTCTACAGCGTTTCGCATGACCTAAGGGCACCTTTGCTTTCCTTATTGGGGCTGCTCAATGTTTCAAGAATGGACCAAAGGCCCAGGGATCCGGTGTACAACAAGTACTTTGACATGATGGAGGGAAGCATCAAAAAACTGGATGGTACCTTGAAGGAAATACTTGACTACTCCCGCAACGCCCGAACGGAAGTGGTGGCCCACCAGGTAAATTTGGTCAGCCTGTTAAATGATTCGTTGAAGAAATTGGAAAATATCGATGGTTTCAAGGAGGTGGAAATTTCAGTGGATACCAAAGGGATTCATGTCCCATTCTTTTCGGATGCTTACCGTATTTCGGTCGTTTTTGAAAACCTCCTCTCCAATGCAATTAAGTATAGGAGCCGCAATAAAAAATGTTCCCTTCATATTCAGGTACATATCACCAGGCAGGAAGCCGTGGTGGCGTTTGTGGATAATGGCATAGGCATTGATGCGAAGATACTTCCCAACGTTTTTAAAATGTTTTATCGGGGCACCGAGCGCAGCGAAGGCGCAGGGCTGGGTTTGTACCTGGTAAAAGAGACCATTCAAAAAATGGGGGGAAGCATCGAGATTAGCTCCCATGCCAATATCGGATCAACATTCGAATGCAGGATACCCAATGCCATTCCCTAG